In Yarrowia lipolytica chromosome 1F, complete sequence, a genomic segment contains:
- a CDS encoding uncharacterized protein (Compare to YALI0F17798g, similar to Saccharomyces cerevisiae YTP1 (YNL237W); ancestral locus Anc_2.7, weakly similar to uniprot|P53584 Saccharomyces cerevisiae YNL237w YTP1 weak similarity to mitochondrial electron transport proteins) gives MHHFVRDEGHHHHGNTLPEYEEGNHDIPEGQYTSNESVGAAMWTYVLVTMLAFGIMFPIGLIMGLARHRYFIPMQIVAAATAVVGMVFGLTHGGRRYSPNNIALIWGWCLMVLAGIQVFFAVFLQIPLRTREGELEENSVLRRYPFFYRVRNVLSKCLLVLACFLPIASWVQFGFIFITMFGWCHEDHLGQCLAHGIMGSSFIAYGCILTIMLLLGEAWLQRRNVSQEFYDSTIIMLWGIVNTFTEHRWGQPWSHGDYQHTSMGIIWWCAGLVGILLSRKRWVAGSPPMRNHIPSIVLMFTGYAMSEHAQHLEVSTKVHAFFGWALILAGLTRIIEISFVLKDGPSKLAVAKAWQFLPPFLLVESGICFMGATEEQMAYLNDAGIDHSSYLLTLSSAAFLVYFLFLSLIMLYKYLSGTQLTSRDSHRGQHVPLATEEEELGLNDEEADKFEIDDEEDPSEGSSSGRRDDGFELSLLRGK, from the coding sequence ATGCACCACTTTGTACGAGACGAaggtcaccaccaccatggaaATACTCTGCCGGAGTACGAGGAGGGCAACCACGACATTCCCGAGGGCCAGTACACCTCCAACGAGAGCGTGGGCGCGGCCATGTGGACCTACGTGCTGGTCACCATGCTGGCGTTTGGAATCATGTTCCCCATTGGCCTGATAATGGGCCTGGCTCGACACAGATACTTCATTCCCATGCAGATTGTGGCTGCGGCAACGGCGGTCGTGGGAATGGTGTTTGGACTCACCCATGGCGGCCGACGATACTCGCCCAACAATATCGCGCTCATCTGGGGATGGTGCTTGATGGTGCTTGCTGGCATCCAGGTTTTCTTCGCAGTGTTCCTGCAGATCCCGCTGCGAACCCGAGAGGGAGAGCTCGAGGAAAACAGCGTGCTCAGACGATACCCCTTCTTCTACCGGGTGCGAAACGTGCTCTCCAAGTGcctgctggtgctggccTGCTTCCTTCCCATTGCCTCGTGGGTCCAGTTTGgcttcatcttcatcaccatgtTCGGCTGGTGCCACGAGGACCATCTCGGCCAGTGTCTGGCCCACGGAATCATGGGCTCTTCTTTCATCGCCTACGGATGCATTCTCACCAtcatgctgctgttgggAGAGGCCTGGCTGCAGCGACGAAACGTGTCCCAAGAGTTCTACGACTCCACGATCATCATGCTGTGGGGAATCGTCAACACCTTTACCGAGCACAGATGGGGCCAGCCTTGGTCTCATGGAGACTACCAGCACACCTCCATGGGCATCATTTGGTGGTGCGCTGGTCTGGTCGGTATTCTGCTGTCTCGAAAGCGATGGGTTGCTGGCTCTCCCCCCATGCGAAACCACATCCCCTCCATCGTTCTCATGTTCACTGGTTATGCCATGAGTGAGCACGCTCAGCATCTGGAGGTGTCCACCAAGGTCCATGCTTTCTTTGGGTGGGCTCTGATTCTCGCTGGTCTCACCCGAATCATCGAAATCTCCTttgtgctcaaggacggcCCCTCAAAGCTCGCCGTGGCCAAGGCTTGGCAGTTTCTGCCTCCCTTCCTGCTCGTTGAGTCTGGAATTTGTTTCATGGGAGCCAccgaggagcagatggCTTACCTCAATGACGCTGGAATCGACCATTCGTCGTACCTGCTGACCCTGTCGTCGGCAGCCTTCCTCGTCTACTTCCTCTTCCTGTCGCTCATCAtgctctacaagtacctgtcGGGCACCCAGTTGACGAGCCGGGATTCCCACCGGGGTCAGCATGTTCCCCTCgccaccgaggaggaggagcttggcctgaacgacgaggaggccgacaagtttgagattgacgacgaggaggatccCTCTGAGGGCTCGTCGTCAGGACGAAGGGATGATGGCTTTGAGCTGTCGCTTCTGCGAGGTAAATAA